CCCGAGGATCAACGCGGCGGGAAGGATAGACGACCCGATGGTCGCCCTGCGCCTGCTGAGAGAGCGTTCGTACGCCGAGACGCTCCCGATGGCGCGCGCCCTCGATGCCGCCAACCGCGAACGCCAGGGCCTGGAGGAGGCCTGCATCGCGGAGGCGATCGAGAGGATTTCGCAGGACCCCGCGCTCAGCGACCCGGGCGCGATCGTCATCGACTCAAAGGGCTGGCACCTGGGCGTAATAGGAATCGTGGCGTCGAGGCTCGCATCGCGATTTCTCCGTCCCTCGGTCGTGATATCGCGCGAGACGAGTCCTGCCAGGGGCTCGGCGCGGAGCTTCGGGGGGATCAATATCCTCGAAGCGCTCTCTTGCTGCAGCGATCTCATGGTGCGCTTCGGAGGGCACGCGGAGGCCGCGGGGCTCAACATCGACGAATCCAGGATAGCGGAGCTGCGTTCGCGGCTGGGCGAGGCATGCGCCTCCATGGCCGCCGACGCGGAGCCTGCGGCGCTCGTGCTGGACGCGGTCGCTCAGCCGGCCGACATATCCCTGTCGCTGGTCGAAGAATTGAAAGGCATGGCGCCATTCGGCGTGGGGAATCCTGAGCCGATCATCGCCCTGGAAGGGGCCAGGATAGAGGGCCGGCGGACAGTGGGCAACGGACACCTGAAACTCGCCCTCTCCTCTGGAGGCTTTGCGTTCGACGCGATCGGATTCGGGATGGCCGAATCCATGCAGGGCGACGTGAGCACGGTGTCGATAGCGTTCACCCCCCAGCTCAACACGTACAATGGAAACACGAGCCTGCAGCTCAAGCTCATCGCCATTGCGCCTGTTCAAACACATTGATATAGGGTTTTGCCATGTTCGAGATATCGGTCAAAAAATCATTCTCAGCCTCGCACGCGCTCACGGGCAAAAAGGACCTGATCGAGAAGGCGCATGACCATCGCTTCGAGTGCGAAGTGAAAATCATATCCAAAACACTTGGCGAGGGCGGCATGGGGGTGGATTTCCGCCGCGTGGACGAGGCGCTGGACGCGATCGTGGGTCCGATCGAAGGGAAGAGCCTCAACGAGTCCCGGCTGCTTGCGGAAAAGAGCCCCTCCGCTGAGAACATCGCGCTGGCCATCTTCAATATGCTGGGAGAGATGCTCCCGCAGGAAGCGCTGCTCAAGAGCGTCACGATCTGGGAGGACGCAGACCATTCGGCCACCTATTACGGAGAAAGATGAGAGACAGGGCCATAGCATTGCACTCGGGCGGGCTGGACAGTTCTGTGGCCGTGGCGCTGGCCATGCGGAGCTGCGATATCGCGCTCGCATTGACCTTTGACTACGGCCAGCGGGCGGCAGCGCGCGAGAAAGAAGCGGCTGCCGCCTTCTGCAGAGAACGCGACATCGAACATCGTTCGATCGCCCTGCCGTGGCTCGCGGAGCTGGGCAAAAGCCCGCTCACGCACAAAGACGCGAAACTCCCTGTTGTAGAGCCGAAGAATCTGGAATCCAGCGGCCATGAGAGGGCACAGGCAGTGTGGATCCCCAATCGCAACGGTCTCTTTGTCGCGATCGCCGCATCATTCGCAGAGGGGATGGAGGCGAAGCACGTGATCGCTGGGTTCAACAGAGAAGAAGCAGAGACCTTCCCTGACAACGGCGTTCCATTTATGGAGGCGACTGAAGGCGCGCTCTCCTTCTCCACCCTGAACAAGGTGGGAATCCTCTGTCCCACCAAAAACATGGACAAGAAAGCGATCGCCAGGGAATTCATCGCACTGAAACTCGGGCCGGACTCGTTCTGGTGCTGCTATGAAGGCAGGGAGAAACTCTGCGGCAGATGCGAGTCCTGTGCGCGCACGATGAGGGCGTTCAAAGCGAACGACGCATTCGATGCGATCAGGGAGAGATTCGAACAAGGGACAAGGTGACACAGATGAAAGGTGCATGGATAGAAAAGGAAACCCTCTACGACGGCACGCAGCTGAGATCAGGCTGGGTTAAGAGCCATACGGGGCTTTCCGGGAGCGCGATCGCCTCGTTCGCAGGCCCTGCCGACGTGCCGATCGAGAACATGGTCGATCTCGAAGATGTCGCACGCAATGCCCCGATCTTCTCAAACGATATGCTCCACTTCATCGCCGAACACGAGGAGCGCGACCTGCCCCTCGCGGTCGCGCGGCAGAGACTGCTCGTCGCGATCGCCGTGGACGCACTCAGGGACCGCGCGAAGGGCGCAAAGATCGAGCGGAGGGGCGACGACATCTTCGATGGCGATCGCAAGCTATCGGTCTCCATCGCCACTAGCTCCCCGCGCTCCACGCTCATCCACTTTGCGATCAACATCCGCAGCGACGGCACTCCCGTGCCAACCAAGGGGCTCTCGGACTACGACATCGAGCCGAGAAAACTCGCCGATTCGATCCTCGCGCGATACTGCGGGGAGATAGAGTCGATGGAGAGAGCTGAGAATAAAGTCAGGCCGGTAGATTAATAAGAAAACAGAAGCAGGGC
The bacterium genome window above contains:
- a CDS encoding DUF366 family protein encodes the protein MKGAWIEKETLYDGTQLRSGWVKSHTGLSGSAIASFAGPADVPIENMVDLEDVARNAPIFSNDMLHFIAEHEERDLPLAVARQRLLVAIAVDALRDRAKGAKIERRGDDIFDGDRKLSVSIATSSPRSTLIHFAINIRSDGTPVPTKGLSDYDIEPRKLADSILARYCGEIESMERAENKVRPVD
- the queC gene encoding 7-cyano-7-deazaguanine synthase QueC, which translates into the protein MRDRAIALHSGGLDSSVAVALAMRSCDIALALTFDYGQRAAAREKEAAAAFCRERDIEHRSIALPWLAELGKSPLTHKDAKLPVVEPKNLESSGHERAQAVWIPNRNGLFVAIAASFAEGMEAKHVIAGFNREEAETFPDNGVPFMEATEGALSFSTLNKVGILCPTKNMDKKAIAREFIALKLGPDSFWCCYEGREKLCGRCESCARTMRAFKANDAFDAIRERFEQGTR
- a CDS encoding 6-carboxytetrahydropterin synthase; translation: MFEISVKKSFSASHALTGKKDLIEKAHDHRFECEVKIISKTLGEGGMGVDFRRVDEALDAIVGPIEGKSLNESRLLAEKSPSAENIALAIFNMLGEMLPQEALLKSVTIWEDADHSATYYGER